In Naumovozyma dairenensis CBS 421 chromosome 2, complete genome, the following are encoded in one genomic region:
- the AYR1 gene encoding acylglycerone-phosphate reductase (similar to Saccharomyces cerevisiae AYR1 (YIL124W); ancestral locus Anc_2.238) — MSSIQQQKLKKIAVVTGASSGIGYEITNELAKNNYIIYACARRVDPIQQLVDEFSNAVIKPHKLDISNPEEITQFKQFLSENLPNEKLDLLYNNAGQSCTFPALDVSNDVMEQCFKVNVFGHVNMCRELSQFLINAKGTIVFTGSLAGITPFPFGSIYSATKAAIHQYARVLHLELKPFGVRVINAVTGAVKSNIADTRPLPETSVFNFAEGQEAFKNRQLMAKKSHPMPADVYAKKLVKDIMSGSDPVDIYRGKLATVMSFIMLLVPYRILEFGLKKYFKLDKVFEALDSTDEERLKRKSA; from the coding sequence ATGTCATCAATTCAACAGCAGAAACTGAAGAAAATTGCGGTGGTGACCGGTGCATCATCTGGGATCGGTTACGAAATTACCAATGAATTGGCTAAAAACAACTACATAATTTATGCCTGTGCAAGAAGAGTAGATCCTATTCAACAATTGGTTGATGAATTCTCCAACGCAGTGATAAAACCCCATAAGTTGGACATCTCTAACCCTGAGGAAATAACACAATTCAAACAATTCTTATCCGAGAATTTACCAAATGAGAAACTTGATTTACTGTACAACAATGCTGGCCAAAGTTGCACTTTCCCTGCTTTAGATGTCTCCAATGATGTAATGGAACAATGTTTTAAGGTCAATGTTTTTGGTCATGTTAACATGTGCCGTGAATTATCCCAGTTTTTAATCAATGCGAAGGGTACAATTGTCTTCACGGGATCATTAGCTGGTATTACTCCTTTCCCCTTCGGTAGTATTTATTCAGCCACTAAAGCTGCAATCCACCAATATGCCCGTGTGTTGCATTTGGAATTGAAACCATTTGGTGTGAGAGTGATCAATGCTGTTACTGGTGCTGTCAAGAGTAATATCGCAGATACAAGACCTTTGCCAGAGACTTCCGTTTTCAATTTTGCTGAAGGTCAAGAAGCCTTCAAGAATCGCCAATTAATGGCAAAGAAAAGTCATCCAATGCCTGCTGATGTCTATGCTAAGAAGTTAGTTAAGGACATTATGAGCGGAAGTGACCCTGTTGATATATACAGAGGAAAATTGGCTACTGTTATGTCTTTCATCATGCTATTGGTTCCTTATAGGATATTAGAATTTggattaaaaaaatattttaagtTAGATAAAGTCTTTGAAGCTTTAGATTCAACGGATGAAGAAAGACTAAAGCGTAAGAGTGCCTAA